The window aagatgtagaaaaaaaagaaaacctttcaaTGTCTATAATTAAAATTGTTTTCCAGCCTGGCTTATATTGTCATTGTCACTTTCAATTTACTCTTCCATCGTAGAGGATTTGTTAACATGGTGatggaaatgtttgtgtttagcATAGATTTTCGAATAAAGGGTTTACAGAATTGATTTCTGAAGCTTGCCTCATAATGTAGATGCAAGCCTACAGATTTAGCAATAGCAGGAAATGGATTTACgaacacacatataaatatatatctcaTGAGAGAGCTTAAGAATATCGTATTCGATTGGATAAACTCTTCCCTGCAATCTGGCCATCTTCCaatctctctgaaagctgcactTATCAACCATCGGCTTAAGAAACCCTCCCTCGATCCTGATATTTTATCAAATTACCGGCCCATTTCTAACCTTCCACTTCACTCCTCATCGGGATCCCTGGCAGCAGCCTGCAGAGACTGCAGTACATTCAGAATTGCGCTGCCAGGGTCCTGATGAGGGTGCGCATATTTGAGCACATCACACCCATCCTCCATAAACTTCACTGGCTCCCTGTTAGGTTCAGGGTTTATTTATAAGATCTGTCTCCTGACCTATCAGTGTGTCTACGGCAACGCACCATTGTACCTCAAAGAACTCATCAGTAGACATAACCCAACCCGACATCACATGTTCCTCTGACAGCCACAAACTCCAGGTTCCCAAGTCCAAACTCTGCACCATGGGACATAGGGCCTTCCACTGTGAAATGCCCTCCCCAACCATCTGAGGGCGCCACAGTCTATagaggtttttaaaaataaattaaagatctacttattttttattgcattttcttaataTAATTTTGTTTCTTGTTGTCTCTGActgtttttagtgtttttaccTGTGCACCAGCAGCACTTTGAGATGTTATTTTTCTGTGCGGTCTCCTCTCACTCCACATGCAGCCTCTGTCAGTTCATTTACCTTTTCCACCAGGTGTCTCcaatctcttcttcttcttcttcgtcttcttcttcttctcttatttaATGGCGGACTGGAACCAACGTTTAGGTGCATGCCGCCACCCACTGTACTCGAGTGTGTATTGTCATGTTATTTTATATTCTATTCCATACCCCTGAgtcttttaaaaaggtaattagAGCCTTTCTGGTGTATATATTCCAACTCCCACACATTCCTGTTTATTCTTAGATCTGTCTGTATGAATCTTTAAATACTTATAGTAACTGTCTCTTATTTAGATGTTTGCTTTAACTCCTATTTCCTCCATTCTccattcacttttcttttccaataTATTAATATCAACCTTTACTTCTGGAAAGAGCCACGGTGGAATTCTACTAACTAGGTTGAGAAGGTGGTGAAATGTATGGCTTCCATTTCGTATTCCCTCACTCTCATTTCTCTTGTCCATCCAAACCTGAACCCCTGAAACTTTGTATTGTCCCAACATTCCTGTATTGTTTCTTTTGCTGGGTTTTCTTTCCCACTTCCTTTCAATTTAATCCAATACACCATCGCCAGTTTCTCTCTTCTTAACTCCAAAGGTATCTCTCCAGCTTCTGTGAGTATAGCATTAATGGGGGTGGTTTTAACAGCTGCGATGCATACACGTAATGCTCTATTCTGTAATCTATTAATTTTTTCCAGCACTGTTTTTGCTGCTGCACCATAAACTACGCAACCATAGTCTATTGATGACCTCATACAAGCCCTATAGATGTTAATTAACGACTGCCTTTCTGCACCCCAGTCACATCCCGCCACAGCTCTCCTCAGGTTTCTaacttttttgcatttattttcaaagttcCTAATATGCATTTTCCATGTACGCCTACTATCAAACCATAGTCCCAGGTACTTAAATTAATTTACTTTCATCATTGTCTGCTCATATAATGAATAAACTTTCAACATGGCACTTGCATGATGTTTTCTAAATCCAATTTGTATATTGGTCAGTAGTCCTCTCTGTTCCAAAATATGTGATAATCTACAAACTATTATCCTCTCTATCTATTTGCACAAGTGGGATGTCAATGCTATGGGCCTATAGTTATCAGGATTAGCTGGGTCCTTACCAGGGTTGTTGAATGGTAATATTACTGCACTTTTCCAACTATGTGGTATTATTCCATCCCTCCAAATTTTATGAAACAGTCTTATTATTAACTTAAATGATGACTCAAGCAAAGGCCACACAGCGCACATTGACTTTTGTTATCACCAACTCACTACGTAATATACCGAtgagtaaaaacaaaagcaacaatcaATTTGTCCCAGAGTCGATTCATGTCAGTTTGTGCAGTTTATTTGTTTCGGTTCGGTCGTTAAGTCTGTTATTTGTGCATTTATGCGTAAAACCCACATTCTGTAGTTTTCCTGGATTTAAAATCTCGACTGGGTTGccctgaaaacaaaacaagatcgATCCCGAGCCTCGAGCTTTTAGAGGCCCGAGTCTCACACACCCTTaacacccccaccccacacacacacacacacacacacacacccctcccccggcccccctcccGTCAGTCATGTGTTTCTTCCAGGAAAATAGTGAAGTTTCACAAATGCACAACAAGGATGTTGCTGCTGCACACGCAGGTCCTCCAGTCCGAGCCGCTTTGAGCCGCGTTGTTTCCGAGCCCCCCGTCCCTCTGGTGAGTGGCCGACCTCTGCGACCCGTTGCTCCTCTCGTTTTGATACTTTCTGCTCTGCCTTGCTCTTGTGCCGTTTATCATCCTttagttcttttatttttaagataaATCAATGCCTTTAAAGGTGCAATTCATGTCAAAACTATGCAAATGTTTCCCAATAacttattttgtgtgttttatccgTGATTATACAATGGTAATAATGGTAACATTTTATGATGGCAATATTGTTACCGTTAGCATGTTAAACCGAAAACATATTTATGTTCTGGTCATCCATGATTCCAAAGAGGATGTGAAAGAGATCACATTCCTCCTTTTCAGCTCCTTGGCCTTTATGTTCTGCTGACACCAAAGCTCAGCCGGTCTACACTTGGAGGAAGTGTTCTACGATTAATAGGTGttcaaatacaaagaaaacacCTAGCACACACTCTATTATTTAAAGCACAACACATAGTGTGAGAAAAATcaccaaaaagaggaaatggttGCGGGTTATTGCACATGTGTCGAGGATATTGCCAAATCCTGGTAGGCAACAGCAACGGGAAAGGAAACGTAGCAATGTGGGCCCctacacacagtgtgtgcatGAGTCACCGACACGCACTGACTAGTCCAGATACCATTTCCATCAATACATGAACGGTCAACACGGATCTACATCTCGTCTCTCTATTTCTTTCTCTCAAATGCTTTTTGTCAAGAGCCGCAAATATCGATTAGTAGCAAGCAGACGATCTAAAGAGGAAactctcacattgcttcaactTGGACTTCTACAAATGCTCTATTTTCTTGAGGGATAGTTACAACTTATTGAGAAATACCTTATTGTCTGAGTTGACAAACTGCTTCTGCCCAAATGTAAGAGGTCATAACAAGTCAtttaaaagtataatttgagttcaactcagtgtttccccttaacccctaaccctaaccttcTATATGAAATATATTGTGAATGTCTCTGTTAATTTTGAAATACCCTGCGTTGGCGGCATCACACGCTCCGCGTTGCGTTCGTGATGAGTGTTGAAGCGACGGGCGTCATCACTGCCTCCCGACCCGGGTCGGACGCGGCTGCCCCACGCATGCATTGGGTTGAAGGAGTTCGCCGCTTGGGAATAATGCATTTTGACTTGGTCGCCCAGCAGGTTTTGTCGCGATGAAATCCACGTCGGCGTTGGTGACTGTCATCCTGCTGGCGCTCGTGAGCAGAGCGAGAAACGGTGAGCGTTTGCTCCTTCAGacaaaacctctctctctctctctctctctctctgaccctTGGGTTCCTCCACGCTACACTCACAAAGCCGCCGTCACTTAAGATTGTCATCAAAACAACGCAACACCTGAATCGGTTCTCCCTCTCGTTGCTAGAAGACGACGCACATCCCTGCGCCACGGTCCAGGCGTCCGGGTCTGTGGTCCCTTTGGGGTCGCCCGTCACAGCCACCTGCGTCGTCAGGGGCGACTGCCCTCTGGTCACCGGACAGGCCGTTCGCATAGAGTGGCGCCTGGGCGACCGCGTCCTCCCCGCCGGCCCCGGGGCCCCCGAGAGCGGCCTGGTCTCGCAGGTCGCCATACCGAGCTTCAATCACACGAGGGAGTTCCTCACCTGCTGTGTCCAGGCCTCGCCGGTTCAAGTGGTGGCAGGATTGGAGATCAGAGCCGGATGTGAGACACgtttgagaaagaaaaggaggacttTAAAGGAGAAATATAACCATTCATTCGTCTAAGAAGGTCGACAGCGGCCGTCTCGTATTTAATGTAACAACCTTCTAACCTTCTTCACCTATTTTCTGGCCAACAGATCCGCCAGAAGCCCCACGAAACCTCAGCTGTCAGACGAACCTCACCACCCCGATCACGCTGACCTGTAGCTGGGACCCCGGGCAGCAGGAGACCCACCTGCACACAAAGTACACCCTCCACACGCAGATATGGTAATCTTACGATCTACCGGGAAATGCCGCTGCACCACTTGCCAAGGAGACCACATCGCGTCTGGATTTCTTTTAGTGGGGTTTACGAAGATCACCGTTTCGTTTCAGCGACTCAAACGAGAACGACACCTACGAGCCGCTCCCAGGGGTCCACCGCTACAGCATCCCTCGCTCTGGATTCGTCCTCTTCTCAAACATCCACATATACGTGAAGGCAGTGAATGAACTCGGAGAAGCGACGTCGGAGGCTGTGGATTTGGAGCCTGTCAGTGCAGGTGAGAAGAATTAGATGAACATGTTTCTTTAGTTGGGAAGTACTGctatttattaacaaaaaaaaaagcttgttgtgGTTCCAAAAGGAGATAAATCTAACGTGCGTTTGCATCGTTGACTGCTTGGTCGCAGCTAAGTTTGACCCACCGACGATCGTGAGGATTCAAGCGGTGCCCAGAAAGTACGGCTGCCTGAAGCTGAGCTGGAACTTATCTCAGCAGCTGGCCTGGACGGCCAGCCTGCGCCTGGACCTGGAGGTCCGTCTCACCCCAGCTGACGGCGGCCAATGGGGCGAACAACCCGTGAGTAGAGCTCGCTCCAGTGATCCAACATCAACTTTCCCTTTTGACACAGTGGCCGCAGTAACGCATGCTTTACCTTCTGAATGGGACGAACCCATATTGTCCTTCTTACTGTCTACACATCTCTTCATGGTTCACAGTCGCAGGGTTGCAATGGCTGGAGGCTGTTATTCTGCATCATACATTTAAGATGGCCCTTAAGTTTACTTCTATTAAATTTGGTTTAAAGTGTGttattttcattaaattcaACTTGTTGAATCTATTACCATTCAGACATAGGTTTCATATATCCGTATATAGCGTGTGTCTTTGTGAAGCACTTTGGCGCCGAACCTGTTTGCTTTTAAAGAGCCACACCAATGAAAGTAACTGAAACCCACAACAGATCCTGCGGAGCGGGGTTAGAACAAGCAGACCCGTGGACCTGTGCCGTCTCCTCCACGGGACGCGGTACCTCGCCCAGATCAGAGTCCGATACCAGCGGGGCCCCTGGAGTGAATGGAGCCGCAGCCGGTCGGGAGTCACCTTGGAGAACGGTGCGGCTCACATCAATTCCACGCTGACGCGATCAGTCGCTCTAACACTTCCAATCTATTACcttttcttccacttcctgGTCTTTTCAATATATGCTAATGCCACGTCTACATCTCCCATTGCTTTTGCTCTATGGCACCGCCTGGATGGAGGTATTGAGCTACGCCGCGCACCCAGGCAGTGAATCCATAGTCCACAGCCACCTGTCTAATAGAGGAGAGTttcacctttcttcccctcaGCTGACATCCACCTCTTCCTTTTTCAGCTCCCGCCGGACGCCTGGACTGCTGGCTGAAGGCGTCACGAGATCGCGCGGACAAAGCGCTCGACGTGCTCTTGTTTTGGAAGGTACACGCGGCGTTTGTGTCGCCCGCCACCTGCCCACGGGCCCACGGGCCCACGTCATTTCTGCTGCCTTCAAAAACCTCCCCTCTCGCTGTGTTCTTTTCAGCCGTCGAAACAATTCCGCGCCAACGGCCAAAATGTGTCGTACACCGTCGTGGGGAAGAGGAATGGGAAAGTGTGCTCTACGACGAGACATTATTGTGCTTTTCGGGTTTCCAGCAGAGTAAAGAAAGTGTACCTGAGTGCTGTTAATGCAGTGGGGAAATCCTCCCCCACAGAAGTGTGGATTTACCCACCTGGAAGTAAGACTGACCTCCTCGAAACCCGCCTAAACTTGTTCAGAAACCGCCTCAAACATGACGGACACACTTGAATACGTTTTCCCTCAATGTGTTGTGTGCCTGTAGCTCGCGAAGCGGTATCAAACGTCACAGTCGTCCCTCGGGATGACAGATCCCTCCTGGTCCAGTGGAAAAGCCAGCGGTCTTCCAATCTCACTGGTTTCGTGGTGGAATGGAGACCTTTGCTGCAAACAGACCCCTCTTCGACCCAATTTGAATTGACTGACCAAAACCAGACACAGCTTTTTATAGCAGGTATGTTTTATAGTATTTCAGGTATTAGTATCTACACGTTGATGCTATTTCACTCCGCTTTTCCtaattcccccctccccctgagtgtcttctttttcttgtgcCAAACCTGCCGGCGCACACCGCCAGCAGCTCACGGGGCGCTGATGCTCTGTAACCTCTTCACTCTCATCGACAGGCAGCTTGGAGCCCTACAAGCCCTACGGGATCTCCGTGTATCCCAGGTTTAAGGACGGGATAGGCCCTCCTCAGACCGTTGATGCCTACTCGAGAGAAAAGGGTAAGTCACCAAATACGCAAAGAGGATCCCACAGAGAGCAGGCGGCGCGGCCTCGGCCTTGGAGAAGTGAGAAAGGAGGTCGCCAAGGTTATTTAACAGAAACAGTCTTTTTGAAACAGTTAACACACGATGTAATAATGCCCTCTTGTGGCtttaaattcatgttttctATGATGGCCAGAATGGATACAAAAAAGAGCATAATTACCAAATAAAGCGTTAATAATCActcacaatatttatttttttcaagcgcCATCCATGGTTCCAAAACTACAAATTACAAAGATCTGGAAGTCGCATGTGGAGCTCGCCTGGGACGAAATACCATTAGAGCAAAGGAACGGATTCATCCAGAACTACACAGTCTTCTACTGTGATCCAAAGGGACACTTTCAGGGTAGGCTAAAGGCCGTAATTTAACTTTTCCAAAACAGTTTCATTATGTATTTTCGATTTCGATCCGATGCCCGTCGCTCGTTTCAGTGGCGAATGCTGACCCCAAAGAAAGGCGAGTGGTCCTGAGAGGCCTCAACAGCGAGTCTCTGTACGAGGCTTTCCTGATGGTTAGCACGCTCGGCGGGAGCCTCAACGGGTCCACGGTTCATTTCAAAGTGGAGTCCTTTGGTTTGTATTAACGTTTCGCCAGCGGCGTTTCTAGAGAGATTATGTCATCGTGTGTATTCCCAGAGCAGATCCATTATCCGGAATGTcgatttctctcctctctccagatGCGGCTGCTGTTGTGGAAATTGTAACCGTGGCCGTCGTTGGACTGTTGCTGGCGGGTATCGGCGTAGTCACGACTTGTTTCTCCGACAATAAAAGGTGAGACCATCGCCCACGCCGACTTTAACTGAGAAGCCGTGGTGGCATTTGTTCTGCAAACagtcttctttcttttgcagcCTGAACGGGCGTTTTTGGCCAGCTGTTCCAGATCCGGCCAACAGCAGCATCACAAGATGGACATCGCAATCAACACAGGTGCAGACAATTCACTTTTTTACTAATAATATCCCACTtcaaaaaatctatattttaaaTCCTCAGAAGATCAGATCGACAAAACTAAGAAAGCAAATAGCTGGTGAATAAAGCCGAAGAGACAAATACTCCCTTCAGGAGTTAgaccaaaacagagctaaaCAGAGCTAGAGGTATGGGACTCACCAGgcggccaaaatcacaccacaATCCTATTATAATATTGCTCAGGGGGGGTGCACCTTTGGTTCATCCCAACCTTTATCTATCAGGGCATTATTTAAAGCTCGTTCCAAAGTACCTGAGCGTGCAAAAAATACACTAATATGGATTTAACGGAAACTGTACTTGTTTTCGTTTTCGCAGGATTCCAATCTTGCCTTGGACAAAGAGGAGCCCAATCCTATGTACCTGTCCCACCTGAGCTTCCTGGACATCCCCGTGAAACCCAGCA is drawn from Pungitius pungitius chromosome 11, fPunPun2.1, whole genome shotgun sequence and contains these coding sequences:
- the csf3r gene encoding granulocyte colony-stimulating factor receptor, with amino-acid sequence MKSTSALVTVILLALVSRARNEDDAHPCATVQASGSVVPLGSPVTATCVVRGDCPLVTGQAVRIEWRLGDRVLPAGPGAPESGLVSQVAIPSFNHTREFLTCCVQASPVQVVAGLEIRAGYPPEAPRNLSCQTNLTTPITLTCSWDPGQQETHLHTKYTLHTQICDSNENDTYEPLPGVHRYSIPRSGFVLFSNIHIYVKAVNELGEATSEAVDLEPVSAAKFDPPTIVRIQAVPRKYGCLKLSWNLSQQLAWTASLRLDLEVRLTPADGGQWGEQPILRSGVRTSRPVDLCRLLHGTRYLAQIRVRYQRGPWSEWSRSRSGVTLENAPAGRLDCWLKASRDRADKALDVLLFWKPSKQFRANGQNVSYTVVGKRNGKVCSTTRHYCAFRVSSRVKKVYLSAVNAVGKSSPTEVWIYPPGTREAVSNVTVVPRDDRSLLVQWKSQRSSNLTGFVVEWRPLLQTDPSSTQFELTDQNQTQLFIAGSLEPYKPYGISVYPRFKDGIGPPQTVDAYSREKAPSMVPKLQITKIWKSHVELAWDEIPLEQRNGFIQNYTVFYCDPKGHFQVANADPKERRVVLRGLNSESLYEAFLMVSTLGGSLNGSTVHFKVESFDAAAVVEIVTVAVVGLLLAGIGVVTTCFSDNKSLNGRFWPAVPDPANSSITRWTSQSTQDSNLALDKEEPNPMYLSHLSFLDIPVKPSKGDDDPWSSTAGDTSDLGESICGSPLLPDYSGSNSDSVPYATVVFSAPCSDPVPDDPQVYLRSESTQPLLETEESSSPKCCHNMGTVKMPDEQCFFGPSHDCVPETGEGGGTLWDDFPFLRALALNDTEND